From a region of the Lactuca sativa cultivar Salinas chromosome 4, Lsat_Salinas_v11, whole genome shotgun sequence genome:
- the LOC128133504 gene encoding uncharacterized protein LOC128133504, whose amino-acid sequence MSSWDRRLLNASSGGSIADKTPTEIRVLIKNMAEESKHTVQEEEWYMDAPRGVKEVQTPQIEAQLSELTKVVMMLAKDKGVQPTPRPCGICTQVGHPTDMCPQLQEEDYEEAKVMGGFLRSSQRGYEQPLGDQRWNNNQGWGGNQQGNYQPSQPHQYQQRPPFPPQNFQPRQPQHPPQQAGSSSMSLEDIVKSLATSTKAFQQETRASIKNLEKQVSQLAISVSKLESQGKLPAQTEANPRHNVCAITLRGGKSYDGPKFSVDQKEDEIVVEEATKEEKEEEKTSEKKPFIVESKVTPAPFPERLKSTKKEREENDIMQMFKRVQINIPLLEVIKQVPRYARFLKDLCVSKKKLKGNQVVTVGEHVFAVLQKRMPPKCKDPGVFTVPCKLGNLYVPRAMLDLGASVNVLPCSLFKSIGVGTLSKTGVIIQLADRSLVHPKGVLEDVLVQVDEFVFPADFYVLDMGDDDSPSSSSILLGRPFLKTSKTKIDVYNGTLSMEFDGELINFNVHEAKKTPFDVQSVNFVNLIHPSTKKGLNLSNNEFLELVLSRKLDRDKAKELAKKFDMDNEVLEILEFIDDKKHVRSYDMLESPTYRD is encoded by the coding sequence ATGTCATCTTGGGATAGGAGATTACTTAATGCATCAAGTGGTGGATCTATAGCTGATAAGACTCCAACAGAAATTAGAGTTCTTATCAAGAACATGGCAGAAGAGTCCAAGCATACAgtccaagaagaagaatggtacaTGGATGCACCCCGAGGTGTAAAGGAGGTCCAAACTCCTCAAATTGAAGCTCAATTGTCCGAACTTACGAAAGTGGTTATGATGCTAGCCAAAGACAAAGGTGTGCAACCCACACCCCGTCCATGTGGTATTTGTACTCAAGTGGGGCATCCAACCGACATGTGCCCTCAACTTCAAGAGGAAGATTATGAAGAAGCAAAAGTCATGGGAGGTTTTCTTAGGTCTAGTCAAAGGGGATATGAGCAGCCACTAGGTGATCAAAGATGGAACAACAATCAAGGTTGGGGAGGAAATCAACAAGGGAACTATCAACCAAGTCAACCACATCAATACCAACAAAGACCACCTTTTCCACCACAAAACTTTCAGCCAAGGCAACCACAACACCCTCCTCAACAAGCGGGTTCATCAAGTATGTCTTTAGAGGACATAGTAAAAAGTTTGGCAACTAGTACAAAAGCTTTCCAACAAGAGACAAGAGCAAGCATAAAGAACTTAGAGAAACAAGTTTCACAGCTTGCTATTTCCGTAAGCAAACTAGAATCTCAAGGAAAGTTGCCTGCCCAAACTGAAGCAAACCCAAGGCACAATGTGTGTGCCATCACATTGAGAGGCGGGAAAAGCTATGATGGTCCAAAATTTTCGGTTGATCAAAAAGAAGATGAAATAGTGGTTGAAGAGGCAACCAAAGAAGAGAAGGAGGAAGAGAAAACAAGCGAAAAGAAGCCTTTCATCGTCGAGTCCAAAGTCACACCTGCTCCATTTCCCGAAAGATTAAAGAGCACGAAGAAAGAACGGGAGGAGAATGACATCATGcaaatgttcaagagagttcaaatCAACATTCCACTCCTCGAGGTCATCAAGCAGGTACCTAGATACGCAAGGTTCCTTAAGGATCTTTGTGTatctaaaaagaaattaaaaggaaaTCAAGTCGTAACGGTTGGGGAGCATGTATTCGCGGTTTTGCAAAAGAGGATGCCCCCAAAGTGCAAGGATCCCGGTGTCTTTACCGTGCCTTGCAAGTTGGGAAATCTTTATGTACCCCGAGCTATGCTTGATCTAGGTGCATCTGTAAATGTCCTACCATGTTCTCTTTTCAAATCAATTGGTGTAGGAACATTGAGCAAAACCGGTGTGATCATCCAACTTGCTGATCGGTCTTTGGTACACCCAAAGGGAGTATTAGAGGACGTGTTAGTGCAAGTTGATGAATTTGTCTTCCCGGCTGATTTTTATGTCTTAGATATGGGAGACGATGACTCTCCAAGTTCAAGTTCCATTCTTTTGGGTAGACCTTTTCTTAAAACTTCTAAAACAAAAATCGATGTCTACAATGGAACCTTGAGTATGGAATTTGATGGTGAACTTATCAACTTCAATGTGCATGAAGCAAAAAAGACTCCTTTTGATGTTCAATCTGTTAATTTTGTCAATTTGATCCATCCATCAACAAAAAAGGGTTTGAACTTGTCTAACAATGAATTTCTGGAGTTAGTTTTGTCACGAAAACTAGACAGGGACAAAGCCAAAGAGCTTGCAAAGAAGTTTGATATGGATAATGAAGTGTTGGAGATTTTAGAGTTTATTGATGACAAGAAGCATGTGAggagttatgatatgttagagaGTCCCACGTATCGAGACTGA